The DNA window CGCTCGCCGACATGCTGCTGAAGAAGATGCAGGCGTGGGTCGCTGCGGCGAAGCAGAACTCGCAGACGCCCGGCGCACAGGCGCGCCTCGACGAGTTCGCGAAGTGGGTCGACGAGCGCGCGGCGCTCGCCCAGGAGACCGCGAGCCTCGCGGCGCCCGGCTCGGGAGCCGAGATCGCGAGCTGGTAGGCGCACCGCTCGCGCGCCGCTCGCTCGCGTGAACCGCTGGTTGTTAGGGGCGGTCGCGCTGCTGCTGTGCGCGCACGCGCAAGCCGAAGCTGCCTGGCGCTGGCAGATGCCGCCCGGGATGCCCGCGCCACGGGTTCCAGCGGACAACCCCATGTCCGCGCGCAAAGTGGAGCTCGGGCGCCGGCTCTTCTACGACACGCGCCTATCGTCGACCGGCGCCTACTCCTGCGCGTCGTGCCACCAGCAGGCGCGCGCGTTCACCGATGGCCGCGCGCGCGCGCTCGGCGCCACGGGCGAGCTGCACCCGCGCAGCGCGATGTCGCTCGCGAACGTCGCCTACAACGCGCGCTTCGGCTGGGAGGATCCGGACACCGCATCGCTCGAAGCGCAGGCCGCGATCCCCATGCTCAACACCGCGCCGATCGAGCTCGGCGTCGCGGGGAACGAGGCGCGCATCCTCGCCGCGCTGCAGCGGGATCGCTTCTACGCGCGCGAGTTTCCGCGCGTGTTTCCTGAGTCACGGCGCGGACTTCGGCTCGAACACGTGCAGAAAGCGCTCGCCGCGTTCGAGCGCACCCTGATCTCCGGCAGCTCCGCGTACGACCGTGCCGTGTACGGGGACGACGCCAGCGCGCTCTCGCCACTCGCGCGCCGCGGCCTGCGCCTCTTCACCTCGCCCGAGCTCGCGTGCAGCTCGTGCCACGGAGGGCCAGCGTTCGCGGGCGACGGCGCGAGCTTCCACCACAACGGCCTCACGCCTCCCGCGGCGCTCGCCGGATTGTTCGCGCGCACGCGGCGGCCGGATGACGCGGGCAGGTTCCGCGCGCCCGGGCTGCGCAACATCGCGCTGACCGCGCCTTACATGCACGACGGCCGCCTGGCGACGCTGCGCGAAGTGATCGCGCACTACGCGAGCGGCGGCGTGCACGCGCCGCAGCAGAGCGAGCGCGTGCGCGGCTTCACGCTGCGCGAGGGCGATGCGGATGCGCTCGTCGCGTTCCTCGAAGCGCTCACGGACGAAGCGTTCGTGCGCGATCCGCGCTTTGCGGACCCGTTTGTGATCGCGGGCGATCGCCGCGCGCGCTGACCGCTCAGCGCTTGCGCTTCGACCATTCCACGATGCCTTGCACGATCTCCCAGATCGTTCCGACCTGATCGATCACCTGCGCGATCGGCGTGACGGGATCGACCGCCGCGGCGGCGCGCATCGGGTCGTTCATCATGTTGTCGACGGTCTTGCGGAACTCGCGAAAGCTGCGGTCGAACGAAGCCGCGGCCTGCTTCGCGCGCTTGACACCGGCCGGCAAGTCGGCCGTCGACTGGAACGAGGCGGGCCTCCCGGGAGAGATCTTGCGGGGCGGGCGGCCGATGCCGGTGGCGCGCAGCGCGCTCGCCTCGCTCTCGAGCTTCGCGAGCGAGTCGAGCAGCTTCTTCGCTTGACCCGCGACGTCGACCTGCACGTCGAGCAAGGCGCTCGGGACTTGCTGCCACGACGCCGCGCTGTCGTTGAGCATCCGGCAATGCCCCGCGAGTGCGCCTAGCTGCGCTTCGATCGCCGGCAGCCGCTTGCGGACGTTTTGTAAGCGCACCTGGTCGACGTGCTTGGCCATCGCGTTCTCCGTGCTCCGGTTCTGCGCGATCATCGCACGATGAACGCCGCACAAGGCCCGCTCTCGGGCCAGCTCGTCCTCGACCTCGGCCAGGTTTATCAGGGTCCGTATGCGGGCTTGCTGTTCGCGCAGGCCGGCGCGCGCGTGATCAAGATCGAGCCGCCGAGCGGCGAGCCGCTGCGCGCGCGCGAGCTGACCGGGCGCAAGACGCTGCCCGCGATGGCGACGCTCAACCAGCACAAGCGCGGCATCACGCTCAACCTGAAGCACCCGCGCGGCCGCGAGTTGTTATTGGCGCTGGCGGGCAAGGCCGACGTGCTGATCGAGAACTACGCGCCCGGCGTGATGGATCGCCTCGGAGTGGGCGCCGCCGTGCTGATGGCCGCGAACCCGCGCCTGATCTACGCGACGGGCACCGGCTACGGGTTGTCAGGCCCCGATCGCGATCATCTCGCACTCGACTTCACGGTGCAGGCGGCTTCGGGCGCGATGAGCGTGACCGGCTTTCCCGATGGTCCGCCCGTGAAGGCGGGGCCTACGTGGATCGACTTCCTCTCCGGCACGCACGTCTACGCCGGCGTGATGACCGCGCTCTTCGAGCGCGAGCGCACGGGCCGCGGGCGGCTCGTCGAGGTCGCGATGCTCGACGCCGCGATTCACACCGTCGCCTCACAGCTCGAGTGGGTCTACGACAAGGGCGAGGCGCCGCCGCGCGTCGGCAACCAGCAGGGCAGCTTCATGCTCGCGCCGTACAACGCGTATGCCACGAAGGACGGCGGCTTCATCGTGCTGCTCTGCCTCACGGAGCCGCACTGGAAGAACCTGTGCGAAGCGATGGGGCGACCGGAGCTCGCCCCCGACGAGCGCTACCGCACGACGCCGCGGCGCGTGAAGCGGCGCGATGAGGTGGACGCGCTCGTCGGCGCGTGGTGCGCGCAGCACACGCGCGACGAGGCTGCCGCGCTGCTCGCCGCCGCGAAGGTGCCGAGCGCGCCCGTGCGCGACGTGCGCGAAGCGCTTCACCGCGAGCACCTCCACGAGCGCGGCGCGCTCGAGTGGTACGAGCACCCGAGCCTCGGCCGCATCGCGCTGCCGCAGAGCCCGCTCCGCCTCCACGGCGCGCCCGCTGTGCGCGGCGCGCGCAACCCGAACCTCGGCGAGCACAACGCGCAGGTGTACGGGGAGTTGTTGGGGATGAGAGCGGAGGAGGTAAAGGCGCTGCGCGCCGAGGGCGCGATCTGAGGCCAGCGCCCTTGAATCTACGACGACGGCGAGCCGCGCCGTGGGACCCGACGCAGGAGGCACGGTGCGAGCGCGCTCGCTGCCAACGCCAGCAGGGAAACTGTGCTCGCCTCCGGCGTGGGAACGAGCGCAATCGTCGTCGAGATCGTGAAGTTGGACTGCGTGCGACGGCGCTCCGCGAAGAAGAGGTCGAAGTCGTAAGAGTTTCCCGGCGTGATGCCGAGCAGCGCCTGCACGGCCGGATTGGAGAGGTCGATCGTCGCTGTGCGTGGCAGGTGAACGCCGCCGACATCGACCGCCAGCACGCCGTTGATGAAGAGCCACAGATCGTCGTCACCGGTAAACGTGAAGACCTCGTCGCCCAGGAAGCCGAACGTCGTGTGGATCTCGTAGGTGAAGTGGTAGTTGTGGGAGAACCCTTGATCGCCGAACAGCATCCCGTCGATCGGGAAGAAGAAGTTGTTGCTGTACACGAACACGCGCGGGTCGGAGGAGGAAGAGTTGTCCAGCGTGATCGTGAGAGGCGCGCTCGTGTTGACGCCGGCAGTGTCCCGATACCACTGATCGAAGTTCGCCCGCCCCGACGTGGTCGGATTAGGCAGGCTCCCGCCGACGTACACGGGCTTCCCGTCCGTGCCGAGGGTCGTCGCCACGATCCCGGGATCGAAGCCGGTCCACGACACCTCGAAGTCGGGATGCGCGGAGCAAACGTTCGGAATCGCCGTCCAGCAGAAGTCTCGGATCGTCCCGGTGAGGGCGATCGTCGCAGCACCGGCCGGGGTACCCAGGAGTGCCAAGGCGGCGAACGCGGCCACGGGCCATCGCTGCGCCATAGGAGGATCCTCCCTCCGTGTAGTGGTCGCAATCGAGGTTGCGTGTCACGGGTTGCTGCGATTCCGCCCGGCCCGTCCCAGTGGACCTCACGGACCACTGGCACAAGGGACCTTCTGCCTCGGAGCGCAGGTACCGCATCGCACGTGTTAGGGGCAGTTGCGCCAGTGCAGTCCGTTTGGGTCAGCGCGCTTTACTGCGGCTCGCCTTCACCTCGCGGAACGGAATCTCGCGGTCGATCTCCGGCTCCTTCGGCAGACCGAGCACGCGCTCGCCGATGATGTTGCGCTGGATCTGGTCCGTGCCGCCGCCGATCGACGTGAAGTATGCGTTCAGCGTGAGGAAGTTCGCGTCCTCCGCGCGCGGATGCTGCGGGCCCTCGAACAGGCTGCGCGCGCCGAGAATCGCGGTGCGCACGCGCGCCTCTTCGTGAAGGATGCGGCTCATCGCGAGCTTGCCGAGGCTGACGACGGGCGACGAGGTGCCCTGCGCGAGGTCCGCCTTGGCGCGTAGCGAGTTGAGCGCATTCAGCTTCTTGTACGCGATCGCCTGCGCGATCTGCTGGCGCAGCGCGGCGTCGCCGAGCACGCCGGCCTCGCGCGCGAGCGCGATCAGCGGCTCTTCCTTCGTCGCTTCGGGAACGCCGCTGCGCGGGCCGCGCGCGTCGTCACCCATTACGGAGCGCTCGTAGGCGAGGGCGGTCTGCAGCACGCCCCAGCCGTGGTTCAGCGGGCCGAGCAGGTTCTCTGCCGGGATTCGCGCGTTCGTGAGGAACACCTCGTTGAAGTGGCTCTCGTTCGTGATCTGCCGCAGCGGGCGCACTTCGACGCCCGGCTGCTTCATCGGGCAGAAGAAGAAGCTGATGCCGCGGTGCTTCGGCGCATCCCAGTCAGTGCGCGCGATCAGCATTCCGTAGTCCGCGGTCGCCGCGCCGGACGTCCACACTTTCTGGCCGTTCACGACGAAGTCGTCGCCGTCGCGATCGGCGCGCGTGCGAATGCCCGCAAGGTCGGAGCCGGCGCCGGGCTCGGAGTAGAGCAGGCACATCGCGACGCTGCTCTTCAGCAGCGCGGGCACGATCTTCTGCCGGAACGCGGGCGACGCGTGGGCGAGGGCGGTGTTCGCCCACAGGTTCGTGCGGTCTTGGCCCGTGCCGGGCGCGCCGACGGCGGCGAACTCGCGCTCGACGATGCGCGCCTGGTCGTCGCTGAGGCCGCGCCCGTACCACTCGGCCGACCAACGTGGCGCAGCCCAGCGCGCCTCGACCACGAGCGAGAGCCACGCCTTGTGCTCGGGCGAAAGCGTCCAGTCGCCACTCGCCCCGCGCTGCGGCTTCGGCAGCCCCTTCCAATTCGCGGCGAGCCAAGCGCGCACTTCGTCGCGCAGGGCGGAGTCGGAGATCGCGGCGGTCGACATGCTCAGGCTCCCAGCGCCGCGAGGTAGCGCTCTCGGTGGGCGGATGGGCTCCCGAAGAGCTGGGCGCCCGAGCGCGCGCGTCGTAAGTAGAGATGGGCGGGGTTCTCCCACGTGAACGCGATGCCGCCGTGCATCTGGATGCTCGTGGCGGCGACCTGCGTGAACGCGTCCGCGCACGCGAACGCCGCGAGCGGGACGGCGGCGCGCGCCTCAGCGGAACCGGCGGCGAGCTGCTCCGCAGCGGAGCGCGCGGCGGAAACCGCGCTCTCGGCTTCCAATAACAAGTCGGCGGCCATGTGCTTCACGGCCTGGAACGAGCCGATCGCGCGGCCGAATTGGAAGCGGTTCTTCGCGTACTCGACCGTGAGCTCGAGGCAGCGCCGCGAGCCGCCGGCCTGCTCGCCTGCGAGCGCCACCAGCGCGAGGTCGAGCGCGGCCTCGGCCGCGCGCCAGCCGTCGCCGGCGATCCTGCGGCCCGGCGCGCCGTCGAACGCGATGCGCGCGAGGCGCAGTGTGTGGTCGAACGTGGGCAGCGCCGCGATCGCGACGCCGCGCGCGCGTGGATCCACCTCGTAGATCGCGACGTCATCGCGCTCGCGCGCGAGCACCAGCAGCACGTCCGCGTTCTGCGCGTGCAGCACGTAGCTCGCGACTCCGCTGAGCGCCTCGCCCGCGGCCGTCACCGAGACGCCGTCGCGCGTCCACGTCCCGGCATCGCCCGTCAGCGCGGCGGTCGCGATCGTCGCGCCGCTTGCGATGCCGGGCAGAAGGCGCGCCTGCGCGGCCTCGTCTCCCGAAGCGCGCAGCAGCTCGGCCGCGAGCACGCTCGATGCGAGCAGCGGTGCGCACAGCAGCGCAGCGCCCGCGAGCTCCATCACGGCTTCGAGCTCGACCGCGCCGGCGCCCGCGCCGCCGTGCGCCTCGTCGACCACGAGCCCGGCGACGCCCATGTCGGCGAGCTGTTTCCAGAGCGCGCGGTCGTAGCCCGCCGGCGTCGCCATGGTGCGCCGCACGCTCGCCTCGCTGCTCTCCGTCGCGAGCAAGCGGCTCACGGCTTCGAGCAAGGCGGCTCGTTGATCGGCGGGCAAAGTCGTCACGTCGCTCTCCTCGATTCGGGCCCGCGCATCGGTACCGCGTCAGCGGCGCGCCATCACCTCGGTCGCGAACTCCCGTAACAACTCGCGTGCGTTCGCCATGGGCGGCAGCAGCGTTACCTCGCGCAGGCCGGCGGCCTCGTGTTGTTTCAGCATGGCGAGGATCTCGTCGGGGGAGCCGACCAGGCCGCCGCTCGCGCGGATCACCTCGGGCGTGATGAAGCGGCGCTCTTCGGGCACGAGGTAGGTGCAGTGGCCCTCGTGTACGCGCAGGTGCATGCGCGCGCGCGGGATGCCGAGGCCCTTCAGGTACGCGAGGTACTGGTCCCAGGTGTCGCGCGCCTCGTTCGGGATGAAGCGGTCGCTGCCCGATTGCTCCGCGAGCTCCCACCAGAAGTGCAGCGTCGCGCTCGCCATCGAGCCCACCGCGTCGATCACGCGCTCGCTCTTCAGCGTCTCGCCGGGGCGCAGCACGCACGAGAACGTGAGCGCGGCGGTGTGGAAGTCATTCGGAAGCGCGCGCCCGACCTTGGCGGCGCCATCCTTCATCGCACCGAGGCTGCGGCGCATGTGGTCGCTCGCCTCCGCGCCCGCGGAGATGCGGCCGTCGCCGTAAGCGCCCGCCGCGGCGAGCGCGAGCGGGCCATTCGCCGCGACCCAGATCGGAATCTCGTGCGCGACGTCGACGAAGCCGAGCTCGCGGTGCAGCAGCTTGATCGCGCGCGTCTCGCCGCCGTGCGTGTACTCCACCTCCTCGCCGCGCAGCAGGCCGCGCACGACGCGCAGGTAGTCGCGGAATTCGCGCGGCTTCACGGGATCGAAGCCCATCACGCGCATCGCGGTGTGGCCCGTCCCGATGCCGAGGAACACGCGGCCCGGCGCGATGCGGTTGATCGAGGCGATCGAGTGCGCGGTGACCGGCGCGCTGCGCGTGCCCGCGACCGCGACGCCGGTGCCGAGCTTGATGCGCGAGGTGTGGTGCGCTGCGAGCGCGAGCACGGCATAACAATCGGACCAGATCATCTGCGAATCCGGCACCCAGCCGTGGTCGTAGCCGAGCTGCTCCGCGTACTGCAGCAGCTGCCAGTCGTCGATCTTGGTGGCGACCATCGCGCCGAATTTCATGGGGACTCCTGTTAGGGACTCTCCGGCAGCGCTGCCTGACACGACGAGCAGCGCCGCTCGGTGGCGGCAGCGTAGTCCGAGTTCGCGTAGGGCAGGTGGCACTGCGCGCAGGCGCCGTCGTACGCACGGCCGGGCGTGACGCGCTGCGCATACGCGATACGCCCCGGCAGGGCGTTGCCGCAGCTCGGGCACGCCGCAGCGCCGCTCGCGAACTGCGCGCCGCACTTCCAGCAAGCGAACACGTCGCGCGAGAAGATCGCGCGCACGCCGCCGATGCCGCGCAGCGAAAGCGAGAGCACGCCGAGCAGCGCGAGCACGAGCAGCGCGCCGAGGTTCGCGAGCGCGCGCAGAAAGCCGCGGTGCTCCGGCACGGCGCGCCAGCGCGTTCCACACGCTTCGCACGCGAGCCGGTGGCGCCCGATCGTGAACGGCAGCGGCACGGTGAGCATCGAGAACGCGCGCAGCCGGCGGTCGAGCTGATTCGCGGGAACGCCTTCGGCGCCGCACTTCGGGCAGCGCGCCGCCTCGTCGAGTGGTTCGGGCGAATCGCTCGCCTCGAACGCGGCGCTCTCCTCGGGCGGCGCAGCCAGCACGTCACGCGCGGCCGCGGCCTGCTCTGCCGCGACGAGCACCTTCACACCGCCGAGCGCGCTCGCCATCTGCCAATCGAGGCCGACGAGGTGCTGGTCCGCGACGTGCGCCTCGATGCCCGCAGACTCGAGCAGTGCGCGCGCGAGCTCGGCCTCATGCAGATAGGTGAAGCTCGCGACGCGTTCGAGCGGCATCGTTCACCTCACGGGATCAGCGCAGCACCTCGATCGCATCTCCGACCGCGATCTCGCCCGGCTCCACCACGCGCCAGTAGATGCCGCGCCAGTTGTTGTGGCGCGTCTCGGCGCGCTGCACGAAGCGCAGCGCGTCGTTGCCGAAGCGCGCGTTGAACTTGGCGCAGCCGTTGTGCGGGAACGGCGTCGTCTCGACCAGCGCGCTGCCGACGCGAATGCGCGTGCCGGTGGGCAGGTTCGCCGCGGAGAGATCGAGGTCGACGTAGAGATTGTCGCCGAAGGTCGTCAGCGGCTGGCCGGCGCCGAACGCGCGGCGACGTCGCGGTTCATCACGGCGAGCTGCATGTCGAGATCGCGCGGCGCGGGCAGGCGGCTCCACGAGTCGCCCGGCACGCCGAGCTCGCGGTCGAGCACGACGCGCTGCGGCGTCGTGCGCGCGCCGTCCGCGTGGCGTGAGAGGATCAGTGCGAGCGTGCCGCGATCTCGCGGCGCCGCGGGCAGCGCGCGGATGCCGGCGTCGAGCTCGGCGAGCGAGAGGTGGCGGACTCCAGCATTCATTCGACGTACCCCATGGCGCGCAGGCGTTCTAACAACTCTTCGTCCGGGATCGCAGGCGCAGCGGGCGGCGGCAGCCGCTTCAGCGTGCCCGCCTTCACGAAGCGCGGCGGGTGCTGCGCCAGCGCGCTCGGCTCGAGCCAGTGCGTCGCGAGCTTGCCGGGGAGATCGTCGGGAATCTGCGCGCGCGCGAGGTACGCGTAGAGCGGGGCGATGTCGAGCACCGAGAGCTCGCCGCGCCGTGCGTCGTGGCGCAGCGCGCCGCCTGCCGCCGCGAACACCGCGACGGGATCATGCGTGCCGCTGAAGCCGTCCCCGAAGATCAACTCGCGCGCGTCGTGCAGCTTGCCGCCGATGCGCACGCGACCGTTCGGCCACGCACCATCGAGCGCATCGCCGTTCGGCATCGCGACGATCCAGGCGTGCGCTGGCTGGTCGAACTCGAAGCCGCGCGTGAAGCGCGCGACCTGGCGGAACGCCCACTGTGCGAGTCGATCGCTGAAGCCGCGCTCGTGGCCCTCGGGGCGCTGGATGCCGTCGAGGCGCCACACCGAGAAGAGCGGCGCACCGGCTTCGGTCGTCGCGCCTTCGAGCAGCGCGACGAGCTTCTCGAGCAGCGCGTCTTGCTGCGCGAAGTCCCCGGGAACGACGCGAGCGGCCACGACCGCGAACTCGCCCATCTCGAACGTGTTAGGTCCCTCGTGCAGCGCCTCAGCCGCGAGCGCCTTGCGAAGCCGTAACGACCACACGCGCTGCCACTCAGGCGAGGCCTGGAAGCCGTGGTCGGAGGCGACGATGACCGCGCACTCGGCTGGCAGCGCGGCCACGATCTCGCCGAGCGCGCGGTCGAATCCGACGTACGCGTCCTCGATCGCGCGCGCGTACCGCGCCTCGGGCGGTGGCGCGGAGCCCACCTCGAACTGCGCGGGAAACGAGTCGCCCCAGAAGCGGTGCGAGAGCGCGTCGATCGCGTAGAAGGAGACGGCCCCCGCGTCGAGCTCGAAGGCGCGCGCCAGCGCGTTCCAGCGCGAGGGGCGCGCGGCGAGCTCGCGGAACGAAGTGCGATGAAAGCCGTCGCGCGTGGTGATGCCCGCGTTCGAGTAGCGGTAGTCGCCGACGCCCGCGCGCGCGAACGCGTCGCTCGGCGAGATCGCGCCGTCGCGGCGGAGCCAGTCCGGA is part of the Deltaproteobacteria bacterium genome and encodes:
- a CDS encoding c-type cytochrome produces the protein MNRWLLGAVALLLCAHAQAEAAWRWQMPPGMPAPRVPADNPMSARKVELGRRLFYDTRLSSTGAYSCASCHQQARAFTDGRARALGATGELHPRSAMSLANVAYNARFGWEDPDTASLEAQAAIPMLNTAPIELGVAGNEARILAALQRDRFYAREFPRVFPESRRGLRLEHVQKALAAFERTLISGSSAYDRAVYGDDASALSPLARRGLRLFTSPELACSSCHGGPAFAGDGASFHHNGLTPPAALAGLFARTRRPDDAGRFRAPGLRNIALTAPYMHDGRLATLREVIAHYASGGVHAPQQSERVRGFTLREGDADALVAFLEALTDEAFVRDPRFADPFVIAGDRRAR
- a CDS encoding CoA transferase, translated to MNAAQGPLSGQLVLDLGQVYQGPYAGLLFAQAGARVIKIEPPSGEPLRARELTGRKTLPAMATLNQHKRGITLNLKHPRGRELLLALAGKADVLIENYAPGVMDRLGVGAAVLMAANPRLIYATGTGYGLSGPDRDHLALDFTVQAASGAMSVTGFPDGPPVKAGPTWIDFLSGTHVYAGVMTALFERERTGRGRLVEVAMLDAAIHTVASQLEWVYDKGEAPPRVGNQQGSFMLAPYNAYATKDGGFIVLLCLTEPHWKNLCEAMGRPELAPDERYRTTPRRVKRRDEVDALVGAWCAQHTRDEAAALLAAAKVPSAPVRDVREALHREHLHERGALEWYEHPSLGRIALPQSPLRLHGAPAVRGARNPNLGEHNAQVYGELLGMRAEEVKALRAEGAI
- a CDS encoding fibro-slime domain-containing protein codes for the protein MAQRWPVAAFAALALLGTPAGAATIALTGTIRDFCWTAIPNVCSAHPDFEVSWTGFDPGIVATTLGTDGKPVYVGGSLPNPTTSGRANFDQWYRDTAGVNTSAPLTITLDNSSSSDPRVFVYSNNFFFPIDGMLFGDQGFSHNYHFTYEIHTTFGFLGDEVFTFTGDDDLWLFINGVLAVDVGGVHLPRTATIDLSNPAVQALLGITPGNSYDFDLFFAERRRTQSNFTISTTIALVPTPEASTVSLLALAASALAPCLLRRVPRRGSPSS
- a CDS encoding acyl-CoA dehydrogenase family protein; protein product: MSTAAISDSALRDEVRAWLAANWKGLPKPQRGASGDWTLSPEHKAWLSLVVEARWAAPRWSAEWYGRGLSDDQARIVEREFAAVGAPGTGQDRTNLWANTALAHASPAFRQKIVPALLKSSVAMCLLYSEPGAGSDLAGIRTRADRDGDDFVVNGQKVWTSGAATADYGMLIARTDWDAPKHRGISFFFCPMKQPGVEVRPLRQITNESHFNEVFLTNARIPAENLLGPLNHGWGVLQTALAYERSVMGDDARGPRSGVPEATKEEPLIALAREAGVLGDAALRQQIAQAIAYKKLNALNSLRAKADLAQGTSSPVVSLGKLAMSRILHEEARVRTAILGARSLFEGPQHPRAEDANFLTLNAYFTSIGGGTDQIQRNIIGERVLGLPKEPEIDREIPFREVKASRSKAR
- a CDS encoding acyl-CoA dehydrogenase family protein; translation: MEESDVTTLPADQRAALLEAVSRLLATESSEASVRRTMATPAGYDRALWKQLADMGVAGLVVDEAHGGAGAGAVELEAVMELAGAALLCAPLLASSVLAAELLRASGDEAAQARLLPGIASGATIATAALTGDAGTWTRDGVSVTAAGEALSGVASYVLHAQNADVLLVLARERDDVAIYEVDPRARGVAIAALPTFDHTLRLARIAFDGAPGRRIAGDGWRAAEAALDLALVALAGEQAGGSRRCLELTVEYAKNRFQFGRAIGSFQAVKHMAADLLLEAESAVSAARSAAEQLAAGSAEARAAVPLAAFACADAFTQVAATSIQMHGGIAFTWENPAHLYLRRARSGAQLFGSPSAHRERYLAALGA
- a CDS encoding LLM class flavin-dependent oxidoreductase; amino-acid sequence: MKFGAMVATKIDDWQLLQYAEQLGYDHGWVPDSQMIWSDCYAVLALAAHHTSRIKLGTGVAVAGTRSAPVTAHSIASINRIAPGRVFLGIGTGHTAMRVMGFDPVKPREFRDYLRVVRGLLRGEEVEYTHGGETRAIKLLHRELGFVDVAHEIPIWVAANGPLALAAAGAYGDGRISAGAEASDHMRRSLGAMKDGAAKVGRALPNDFHTAALTFSCVLRPGETLKSERVIDAVGSMASATLHFWWELAEQSGSDRFIPNEARDTWDQYLAYLKGLGIPRARMHLRVHEGHCTYLVPEERRFITPEVIRASGGLVGSPDEILAMLKQHEAAGLREVTLLPPMANARELLREFATEVMARR
- a CDS encoding DUF2007 domain-containing protein, with the protein product MPLERVASFTYLHEAELARALLESAGIEAHVADQHLVGLDWQMASALGGVKVLVAAEQAAAARDVLAAPPEESAAFEASDSPEPLDEAARCPKCGAEGVPANQLDRRLRAFSMLTVPLPFTIGRHRLACEACGTRWRAVPEHRGFLRALANLGALLVLALLGVLSLSLRGIGGVRAIFSRDVFACWKCGAQFASGAAACPSCGNALPGRIAYAQRVTPGRAYDGACAQCHLPYANSDYAAATERRCSSCQAALPESP
- a CDS encoding MOSC domain-containing protein, which encodes MEPPARAARSRHAARRDEPRRRRAFGAGQPLTTFGDNLYVDLDLSAANLPTGTRIRVGSALVETTPFPHNGCAKFNARFGNDALRFVQRAETRHNNWRGIYWRVVEPGEIAVGDAIEVLR
- a CDS encoding alkaline phosphatase family protein; translated protein: MSRSLRPPPSLAAFVLALAALLGASSAHAAPRVVIVGVDGASWSVIDRLLAQGKLPNLAALMKRGVHANLATVEPVISPVVWTSIATGQPTAVHGIGDFFGDAREIAAPTIFERLAVQGLRVGTYEWLVTWPPRPLPGGFVIPDWLRRDGAISPSDAFARAGVGDYRYSNAGITTRDGFHRTSFRELAARPSRWNALARAFELDAGAVSFYAIDALSHRFWGDSFPAQFEVGSAPPPEARYARAIEDAYVGFDRALGEIVAALPAECAVIVASDHGFQASPEWQRVWSLRLRKALAAEALHEGPNTFEMGEFAVVAARVVPGDFAQQDALLEKLVALLEGATTEAGAPLFSVWRLDGIQRPEGHERGFSDRLAQWAFRQVARFTRGFEFDQPAHAWIVAMPNGDALDGAWPNGRVRIGGKLHDARELIFGDGFSGTHDPVAVFAAAGGALRHDARRGELSVLDIAPLYAYLARAQIPDDLPGKLATHWLEPSALAQHPPRFVKAGTLKRLPPPAAPAIPDEELLERLRAMGYVE